Proteins encoded within one genomic window of Acidobacteriota bacterium:
- a CDS encoding DUF177 domain-containing protein, with product MDWIRLSDVMEPVEFDVEVVALTLDLGYHYAVLVDPVRLHLGVSPTKHGHSLQGAFPYRASLPCSRCLKPVVLSGEASFLLEYQPAAMAPAEEEVEAGPDAPEIVYYQEDRITFQSLVAQQMYLEVPEKVLCGESCRGLCPRCGADLNQGDCPCPPDTDPRWDHLTRLTSPQ from the coding sequence GTGGACTGGATCCGCCTGTCCGACGTGATGGAACCCGTGGAGTTCGACGTGGAGGTCGTTGCCCTCACGCTCGATCTTGGGTATCACTACGCGGTCCTCGTGGATCCCGTCCGACTACACCTGGGCGTTTCGCCCACGAAGCACGGACACTCCCTGCAGGGCGCCTTTCCGTACCGCGCCTCCCTCCCCTGCTCGCGATGCCTGAAGCCCGTGGTTCTTTCCGGTGAGGCTTCCTTCCTCCTCGAGTACCAGCCGGCCGCCATGGCCCCCGCCGAGGAGGAAGTGGAGGCGGGCCCCGATGCGCCGGAGATCGTGTACTACCAGGAGGACCGGATCACCTTCCAGTCGCTCGTCGCTCAGCAGATGTACCTCGAGGTCCCGGAGAAGGTCCTCTGCGGCGAATCCTGCCGGGGCCTTTGCCCCCGTTGCGGAGCCGACCTGAACCAGGGAGACTGTCCGTGCCCGCCCGACACGGACCCGCGGTGGGACCATCTGACCCGGCTTACATCCCCCCAATAA
- the pssA gene encoding CDP-diacylglycerol--serine O-phosphatidyltransferase, which yields MSPRSFRKFVAPARQIPFRKGVAILPSLFTVANMFCGYYAIILGFKHAFEWAVTLIVIAGILDSLDGRIARMTGTTSDFGKELDSLSDFLSFGLAPALVLYHWGFKDLGRTGWLFAFLLPVAGAMRLARFNVQAEIADKKNFVGLPIPAAAAAAVLPLYFLPAGLPEAYKLLALLYVVLLSFLMVSRVKYRSFKELDLRARRSPKVIFLQALLLILVAWHPPFVLLTVAVVYASSGPVVMAWERIRPPRAVAAEGGPGPMEEEEDGEVGP from the coding sequence TTGAGCCCCCGTTCCTTCCGGAAATTCGTTGCGCCGGCCCGCCAGATCCCCTTCCGGAAAGGGGTGGCCATCCTGCCCTCCCTCTTCACCGTGGCCAACATGTTTTGCGGCTACTACGCCATCATCCTCGGCTTCAAGCACGCCTTCGAATGGGCCGTCACCCTGATCGTGATCGCGGGGATCCTGGACAGCCTCGACGGCCGCATCGCCCGCATGACGGGAACCACGAGCGACTTCGGCAAAGAACTCGATTCCCTTTCCGACTTCCTCTCCTTCGGCCTGGCGCCGGCCCTGGTGCTGTACCACTGGGGTTTCAAGGACCTGGGGCGGACGGGTTGGCTCTTCGCCTTTCTCCTTCCCGTCGCGGGGGCCATGCGTCTGGCCAGGTTCAACGTCCAGGCCGAGATCGCCGACAAGAAAAACTTCGTCGGGCTGCCCATCCCCGCCGCCGCCGCGGCGGCCGTGCTCCCCCTGTATTTCCTGCCTGCCGGCCTTCCGGAGGCCTACAAGCTTCTGGCCCTCCTGTACGTCGTCCTCCTCTCGTTCCTCATGGTTAGCCGAGTGAAATACCGCTCCTTCAAGGAGTTGGATCTGAGAGCCAGGAGGTCCCCGAAGGTCATTTTCCTGCAGGCCCTCCTCCTGATACTGGTGGCGTGGCACCCGCCCTTCGTCCTCCTCACCGTGGCCGTCGTATATGCATCCTCCGGGCCGGTCGTCATGGCGTGGGAGAGAATCCGTCCCCCGAGAGCCGTGGCGGCTGAAGGCGGCCCCGGGCCGATGGAAGAGGAGGAGGACGGGGAGGTGGGGCCGTGA
- a CDS encoding phosphatidylserine decarboxylase: MYIREEAFPFAGPLAVGGAVCAAAGAPVAGAAFLAAAAAVCAFFRDPERTGPASEALILSPADGHLLPVVREGGKVRLSVFMSVFNVHVNRAPWPGRVASRTHHPGRFMAAWKDKASLDNEQVRMVWDTARGPMEVVQIAGLIARRIVSWAIPGREFERGDRIGLIRFGSRVDLYLPEEEVDLLGREGQSVRAGETPLARWRDR; this comes from the coding sequence ATGTACATCCGTGAGGAAGCCTTTCCCTTCGCGGGCCCCCTGGCCGTGGGCGGCGCGGTCTGCGCGGCGGCCGGCGCGCCGGTGGCGGGGGCCGCGTTCCTGGCCGCCGCGGCCGCCGTATGCGCCTTCTTCCGGGATCCGGAGAGGACCGGTCCGGCTTCGGAGGCCCTGATCCTTTCGCCCGCCGACGGGCATCTTCTGCCCGTCGTCCGCGAGGGCGGGAAGGTCCGGCTCAGCGTCTTCATGTCGGTCTTCAACGTTCACGTGAACCGGGCTCCGTGGCCGGGACGGGTCGCCTCCCGGACGCACCATCCCGGACGATTCATGGCCGCCTGGAAGGACAAAGCCTCCCTGGACAACGAACAGGTCCGAATGGTGTGGGACACGGCTCGGGGACCCATGGAGGTCGTGCAGATCGCCGGGCTCATCGCCCGACGCATCGTCTCCTGGGCCATACCGGGCCGGGAGTTCGAAAGAGGCGACCGGATCGGCCTGATCCGGTTCGGTTCCCGCGTGGACCTCTACCTTCCCGAGGAGGAGGTGGACCTGCTCGGCCGGGAGGGGCAGAGCGTTCGGGCGGGGGAGACCCCCCTGGCCCGCTGGAGGGACCGTTGA
- a CDS encoding YHS domain-containing protein, translating into MDHKCPICGSAVEKYPGAPTVDHDGKEYLFCSEECRGVFLSFPEAYTDEAAAEVNLVEDSGF; encoded by the coding sequence ATGGATCACAAATGCCCCATCTGCGGGAGCGCTGTGGAGAAATACCCGGGCGCTCCGACCGTAGATCACGACGGGAAGGAGTACCTCTTTTGCAGCGAGGAATGCCGGGGCGTCTTTCTCAGCTTTCCGGAAGCCTATACCGACGAGGCGGCCGCCGAGGTGAACCTGGTGGAGGATTCCGGCTTCTAA
- the rpmF gene encoding 50S ribosomal protein L32, whose product MPNPRRRHSKTRRDKRRTGDALTPTAVAECPQCHEPKLPHAVCKACGFYDGKRVLKVEEA is encoded by the coding sequence ATGCCCAACCCGAGACGCCGCCACTCCAAGACCCGCCGCGACAAGCGCCGCACCGGCGACGCCCTCACCCCCACCGCCGTGGCCGAGTGCCCCCAGTGCCACGAGCCCAAGCTCCCCCATGCCGTTTGCAAGGCCTGCGGATTTTACGACGGCAAGCGCGTTCTGAAGGTCGAGGAGGCCTGA
- the plsX gene encoding phosphate acyltransferase PlsX yields the protein MTTRIALDAMGGDRAPLPEVVGAVEAYRRFGVQVVLVGDETRLRRELSRCKADERGLQVVHAEEVVTMDDPPMTAIRKKRRSSLRIAADLVKAGEAKGLVSAGNTGAVMATAKLVIGGIDDVERPALATWIPHSKGVSLLLDVGANSECRPSHLLQFAVMGSIYYSQMTGTERPRVGLLSIGEEDIKGNDLTKEAFKLLQSSGVNFTGNVEGHGLFRGEADVVVTDGFTGNVVLKTGESVYEYIAHTLKDGFRKSLLARVGYVLSSGVYKSLKSKMDYAEYGGALLLGVKAVTIICHGRSQPRAITNALKLARDFCEAGLNERVGEQIHSRVKDTGNGKNLVAN from the coding sequence ATGACGACCCGCATCGCACTGGATGCGATGGGGGGGGACCGCGCCCCTCTCCCCGAGGTCGTGGGGGCCGTGGAGGCCTATCGCCGATTCGGCGTCCAGGTGGTTCTGGTGGGGGATGAAACGCGTCTCCGGCGCGAACTCTCCCGTTGCAAGGCCGACGAACGGGGTCTCCAGGTGGTCCATGCGGAGGAGGTCGTGACCATGGACGACCCCCCGATGACCGCGATCCGAAAGAAGAGGCGCAGTTCCCTCCGCATCGCCGCCGACCTCGTCAAGGCGGGGGAGGCAAAGGGGCTCGTGTCCGCCGGAAACACCGGGGCGGTCATGGCCACCGCCAAGCTCGTCATCGGCGGCATCGACGACGTCGAACGACCCGCCCTCGCCACCTGGATCCCCCACTCGAAGGGGGTCTCCCTCCTCCTCGACGTGGGAGCCAACAGCGAGTGCCGCCCTTCCCACCTCCTGCAGTTCGCCGTCATGGGCAGCATCTACTACTCTCAAATGACCGGAACCGAAAGGCCGAGAGTGGGCCTCCTTTCCATCGGCGAAGAGGACATCAAGGGGAACGACCTGACCAAGGAGGCCTTCAAGCTCCTCCAGTCGTCCGGCGTGAACTTCACGGGGAACGTGGAAGGCCACGGGCTCTTCAGGGGAGAGGCCGACGTCGTGGTCACCGACGGCTTCACCGGAAACGTCGTCCTCAAGACCGGCGAATCCGTTTATGAGTACATCGCCCACACCCTCAAGGACGGGTTTCGAAAGAGCCTGCTGGCCCGAGTCGGGTACGTCCTTTCTTCCGGCGTTTACAAGAGCCTGAAATCGAAGATGGACTACGCCGAATATGGGGGCGCCCTCCTACTGGGCGTCAAGGCCGTGACCATCATCTGCCACGGCCGCTCCCAGCCCCGGGCCATTACGAACGCCCTCAAGCTCGCCCGAGATTTCTGCGAGGCGGGTCTCAATGAGCGGGTGGGCGAGCAGATCCACTCGCGCGTGAAGGACACGGGAAATGGGAAGAACTTGGTCGCGAATTAG
- a CDS encoding Asd/ArgC dimerization domain-containing protein codes for MTAVRRPVAIVGAASLEAREILDGLTARGWEKEEIVAFGEKVGGWEIAVEDEGADVFLPLQEEYLAPCGAVFLCTRNPESREFVRLWASSSGAALFDLTRPSGSPGALWNPHQEDGGERAPGGEWAFPEPESFFLATLLSGFAPEQVGRLDCSLLQPSSVRGEPGVRELLRQSADLLSCRPVSTEAFGLRLAFSLVPAGGGTEDSPFGRQVGELLGWTPSLSWTAVEVPVFHGTVLSCHLEVDDALEAEQAIGTSAAASGIIDRFPGEPWLGPGDGSVPERPLLGMRPLSDRVLWIWLWFDQVKSGKPWMALRAFAGGGPAPG; via the coding sequence GTGACCGCGGTCCGACGCCCCGTGGCGATCGTCGGCGCGGCCAGCCTGGAGGCGCGCGAGATCCTCGATGGGCTCACGGCCAGAGGATGGGAGAAGGAGGAGATCGTCGCCTTCGGAGAAAAGGTGGGCGGTTGGGAGATCGCGGTGGAAGACGAGGGGGCCGATGTCTTTCTCCCCTTGCAGGAGGAGTACCTCGCCCCGTGCGGCGCCGTTTTCTTGTGCACCCGGAACCCGGAATCGAGAGAGTTCGTCCGGCTCTGGGCCTCCTCCAGTGGTGCCGCTCTCTTCGATCTCACGCGTCCGTCTGGATCGCCCGGAGCGCTCTGGAACCCCCACCAAGAAGACGGTGGGGAGCGGGCACCGGGTGGGGAGTGGGCCTTTCCCGAACCCGAGAGCTTCTTTCTGGCCACCCTCCTGAGCGGTTTCGCTCCCGAGCAGGTGGGCCGGCTCGATTGCTCTCTGCTCCAGCCGTCCTCCGTGCGGGGGGAACCGGGGGTCCGGGAATTGCTGCGACAGTCGGCGGATCTTCTCAGCTGTCGTCCGGTGTCCACGGAAGCGTTCGGCCTGCGGCTGGCGTTCAGCCTCGTTCCCGCTGGCGGGGGGACGGAGGACAGCCCCTTCGGCCGGCAGGTGGGCGAACTCCTGGGCTGGACCCCCTCCCTCAGCTGGACGGCCGTGGAAGTCCCAGTCTTTCATGGAACGGTTCTCTCGTGTCACCTGGAGGTGGACGACGCGCTGGAGGCCGAGCAGGCCATCGGAACCTCGGCCGCCGCCTCCGGGATCATTGACCGGTTTCCCGGCGAGCCATGGCTGGGGCCCGGGGATGGATCGGTGCCGGAGCGCCCTCTCCTGGGGATGCGGCCTCTCTCGGACCGCGTTCTCTGGATCTGGCTGTGGTTCGATCAGGTCAAATCGGGAAAGCCCTGGATGGCTTTGCGGGCCTTCGCGGGAGGCGGACCGGCGCCGGGATGA
- a CDS encoding beta-ketoacyl-ACP synthase III produces MGRTWSRISGTGHALPERVLTNLDLEKMVDTTDEWIATRTGIRERRVAAESEYLSLFAAEAGRRALQMAGLSAEELDLIIVATVTQDQPIPSTACFVQAALGAPNAAAFDMAAGCSGFIYALAAADGFLRTGAAKHALVIGGEILSKFLDWTDRATCVLFGDGAGAVILSAGPGPSGLLSTAIHADGTMADFITLPGGGSRVPVSHAMINANLHTIKMKGNETFKIAVRSLESVCREAIERASLSPADVRWFVPHQANTRIIHAVTDRLGWPPETLYLNIDRIGNTSAASIPIALDELVRSGRVAEGDVLLFAAFGAGLTWGSALVRW; encoded by the coding sequence ATGGGAAGAACTTGGTCGCGAATTAGCGGAACGGGCCACGCCCTTCCCGAACGCGTTCTCACGAACCTCGATCTCGAGAAAATGGTGGATACCACCGACGAGTGGATCGCCACCCGAACGGGGATTCGGGAGAGGCGGGTCGCCGCGGAATCCGAGTACCTTTCGCTCTTCGCCGCCGAGGCGGGGCGAAGGGCGCTCCAGATGGCGGGGCTCTCCGCCGAGGAACTCGACCTCATCATCGTCGCCACCGTAACGCAAGATCAGCCCATACCCTCCACGGCCTGCTTCGTTCAGGCCGCCTTGGGGGCGCCCAACGCCGCGGCCTTCGACATGGCCGCCGGCTGCTCCGGATTTATTTACGCCCTGGCCGCGGCGGACGGCTTCCTCCGGACGGGCGCGGCCAAACACGCGCTTGTCATCGGCGGGGAGATCCTCTCCAAGTTTCTGGACTGGACCGATCGGGCGACGTGCGTCCTCTTCGGGGACGGCGCGGGCGCCGTGATCCTCTCCGCCGGGCCGGGACCCAGCGGGCTTCTCTCGACGGCGATCCACGCCGATGGGACCATGGCCGACTTCATCACCCTGCCCGGGGGGGGGTCGCGCGTCCCCGTTTCCCACGCCATGATCAACGCCAACCTTCACACCATCAAGATGAAGGGAAACGAGACCTTCAAGATCGCCGTCCGATCCCTGGAGAGCGTCTGCCGGGAAGCGATCGAGCGGGCCAGCCTCTCTCCCGCCGACGTGCGGTGGTTCGTCCCCCATCAGGCCAACACCCGGATCATCCACGCCGTCACCGACCGGTTGGGGTGGCCCCCCGAGACCCTTTACCTCAACATCGACCGGATCGGGAACACCTCCGCCGCTTCCATCCCCATCGCCCTGGATGAGCTCGTCCGTTCGGGGCGGGTGGCTGAAGGAGACGTGCTCCTCTTCGCCGCCTTCGGCGCGGGACTCACGTGGGGTTCCGCCCTCGTGCGCTGGTAA